The sequence CCAGCGCCGTCGCTACGGCCACCTCGACCCCGAGGTCGAGGCGGTGCTGCCGGTCAGCCCGGCACTGGCCCCCGCGGCGGCGGCCGACGAGGCGCCGGCGATGTCGATCCCGCTCCTGCCGGGTGAGCCCACCACCGCTCGTCGGGCGAAGTTCGCCCTGGTCAACGCCTGCACCCTGAGCAGCTTGATGCTGGGCATGCTGGCGATCTTCCTGGCCATGCGCGGCGAGGTGCAGACGGCGGCGCTCTGTCTGATCGCCTGCGTCGCGTTCGACGGCCTGGATGGCGCGCTGGCCCGCAAGCTCGGCGTGGCCAGCCCGTTCGGCGCCCAGATGGACTCGCTGGCCGACATGTGCTCGTTCGGCCTCGCCGCCCCGGTGGTGGTCTACGCCTCGCTGGCCGGCTCGGTCCGGCCGGCGGCCGCCGCGGTCGCCTGCGCCCTGGTCGCGGCCTGCGCCGCGATCCGGCTCGCCCGGTTCAACGTCTCGCCGAAGGACGGCCGGTTCTTCTGCGGCGTACCGACCACCATGGCGGCGGCCGTGCTGGCCCTGACCGTGGCGATCGGGCTGCCGGTCCCCGGCCTGGTGATGGTCGCCGGGGTGGCGCTGCTCGCCTTCGCCATGGTCTCCAGCTTCCCGTACGCGAAGCTCGCCCGGCTGCTGAAGCTGCCGCCGTGGCTCTGGCTGGCCCCGGTGGTCGGCGCGCTGGTCGACATCCGGCTCACCTTCGCCCTCGTGGTGGTGGGCTACCTGGCCAGCGGCCCGGTGCTGTGGTTGCACCAGCGCCGTACCGCCTGACCCGTACCACCGAGAAGGGGGCGCCGCTCGTCGCGGCGCCCCCTTCTCGTGCTCGGGGTCAGCGCCAGCGGGCGATCACGGTCGAGCCGCCGACCACCTTGTCGCCGGGGCCGACCAGCGGCTCGGCGGCGTCCGCCGGCAGGTAGACGTCGGTGCGCGAGCCGAACCGGATCAGGCCGAAGCGCTCGCCCTTCGCCAGCAGCGCGCCGACCGGCGCCCGCTGCACGATCCGCCGGGCGATCAGGCCGGTACGCTGCGCGACCACCACCGTGCCGTGGTCGGTGTCGAGCACCGTGTACGCCGCCACGTTGTGCTCGGCGTCCGGCTTCATCGCGTTGACGAACCCGCCGTCCGCGACGAAGTAGTCGACCACCTTGCCGGCCACCGGGGAGCGGTTGACGTGCACGTCCAGCACGGAGAGGAAGACGGCGACCCGGAGCCACTCGCCCTCGCCGAAGCGCTCGTCGTGCAGCCGCTGCACGGAGAGGACCTGGCCGTCGGCGGCGGCGACCACGGCCGCCGGGTCCTCCGGGACGTCCCGCTCCGGGTCCCGGAAGAACGCGGCCACCGGCGCGGCGGCCAGCGCCGGCAGCAGCCAGAGCTTCGACTTCGGCCGGGCCACCCGGGCCAGCGCGGCGAGGCCGAGGCTGATCCCGGCCGCGGCCACGCCGTTGGAATCGATGTGCATGTCCCGGGTCAGCGGCACGCTGGACGGCCGGTACGCGGGCGAGAGCCGGGCGGCGAGCGCGACGGGCGCCGGAGTGAGGCGGAGGTGGTGCACCCGTACCGGCGGGGAGTTGCGCAGCACCAGGTCGGTGCGGACGCCGTGCAGCAGGCCCTGCCGGTCCAGCTCGGCACCGGCCCCCTCGGTGCGGAAGACCGGCGCGGCGACGCTCAGCACCGCGCCCTCGGCCAGGTACTTCGACAGCCCGTCGACGGCCGAGCGGACCTCGTCGGCGGTGCCGGTGAACGGCTCGGCGACGATCACCACCTCGGCGGCGTCCGCCTCGGCGAGGGTGTCGGCGACCCGCACCCGGTCGGCGACCCAGCGGCCCTGGGCGGCCACGTGCTCGCGCAACGTGGCCGCGGAGCCCTCCGCCGGCACGAGTGTGAGCCGGTCGTCGGGGAGCAGCGCGTCGATCGCGGCGGACAGCACCGCGGACTCCGGGGTCGCGCCGACCAGCAGGCCGGCCTTCGGGTCGTTACGCCGGGCGAGCTCGGCGACGAGGGTACGGGCGGCGCGCTCGCCGACGCGGACCGGGCCGGACGGGCCGGGCATGCGTACGGCGGGGGACTGGGTCATGTCGGACGGGCTCCTGACGAGGTAGCGACGGGACACGGCGGGACCGCCACGGCGACCTGGCCGACCGGGGGCCGCGGACGGGGCCCCGGCGACCGGGAGCGCTTGGCCGCGGCTACGGCCACCCGGGCTTGGCGCGTCGGACGCCGCGCCGCGGACCCGGACGGCCGGGCACCACGGGGTAGGCCGGCCGGCGGAGGCGAGATCTCCGCCAGCCAGCATATGCGCCGCCGCCAGCGACCCGCACCACCGTGCTCAGCCTGCCGGGGCGTCGGCGCGGCCGGGCTCGCCCCCGTCCGTACCCGGGCCGCCGGTCGCGCTCCCCGCGGCCGGCCGCTCCGGAGCGTCGATGGTGGGCAGTTCGCGGGTCGTCGGTTCGGGGCCGCGCTCGTGCTGTGCCTCGACGGTGGCCGCCGGCCCCTGGCGGGCCGGCTCCGGATCGGTGTGTCGCCCGGACCGCAGCGCGCCGACCAGGCTCAGCAGCCCGACCAGGATGAGCGCGCCGGCCAGGAACCAGCCCACCGGGGGCAGCATCAGCCCGAGAATCCGGCCGAGCAGCCACCAGGCGGACAGGGCCAGGAAGACCAGCCCGAAGGCGAACGACACGACGTCGGTGCGGTGGGCCTTCACCGGGTCACCTCCAGGTCACCGGCGGTCACGTGGATGAGCAGTCGCAGGGTGCCCCCACCCGGGCCGTCCGGTCCCAGGTCGGTGGTCTCCCACCTGGGGCCGTTGAACCCGCTGGAGCGGTTGCCGAAGACGGTGGCGTCCCCGGCTTTGACGTCGGCCACCGTGGTGACGTCGACCTTCGACGGCACGACGACCGTCAGCTTGCCGAGGTTGACCTCCACGGTGATCGGCGTGTCCTTCTGGTCGAAGTCCACCGCGCGCAGGTCGAGCACCGCGTCCCCGAAGTTGTTCTTGTAGCGGACGGCCAGGTCCTGGTAGTCGGACGGCGCCCAGGTCACATTGCCGTCGATCCCGCGTACCCGGTCGTACGACTCGGCCACGGTGGCGATGCCGAGCGCCGCGGCGGTGACCAGGCCGAGCGCGATCAGCCAGCGGGCCCGGCCGAACCAGGTGCCCACCAGCAACCCGAACCCGATGGTGGCCAGCGCCGCGGCGAAGTACCCGGCCGCACCGACCGGGAAGACGTCGAGCAGGTCGAGCACGGCAACCACGCCCAGCGCCAGGAAGATCAGCGAGAAGGTGACCGCGCCCAGCGCCGACCGCTGCTTCGGCCGTTTCGGTGCCCGCACCGGCCGGACGGGGGCCGGTGCCGGGGGGTACGGCCCGGCGTACGGGCCGTGCGGCGCGAAGGGCGGCCGGTAACCACCGGGCGGCAGCGGCGCGCCCACCGGCGACGAGGGCGGTAGGGATCCGGGCGGCCCGAGCGGAGCGCCCCCGGTGGTCGGCGTGCCCGGCCAGGTCGGCGGCTCGTTCCCCCGCCAAGCGTCGGCGGCCCGGCCACCCGGCACCGTGGTCGGCGCCGCGGGGTACCCGGCCGTCGGCCAGGTCGCTTCCTGCCCAGTCACGGCCTGCCCGGCCGTGGCCGGCTCGATCACGGCCTGCCCGGCGATCGGCTCGGTGGGCACGTCGTCGGCCTGTTCGGTGCCGGGGAAACCAGCGGACGGCTGCGCGCCCGGTTCGGAGCCGTACCCGGCGGCGCGGACGGGGCCCGCCGGGCGGGGGACATCCGTGCCGGCGCCACGTTGCGCCGGTGGCGGCCCGGCCGGGGACCAGGCCGGCGCAGCGGCGGCGCCGGGCGCCGGCCAGGCCGCCGACGGCATCGGACCCGGGGCCGGGCCGGCCGCGGCGGTGGGCTGCCGTTCCGCCCCGTTGCGCGGCTGGCGGTTGAGCAGC comes from Micromonospora viridifaciens and encodes:
- a CDS encoding CDP-alcohol phosphatidyltransferase family protein; translation: MRRGSTFARQVLLVRVGRRNGTVATAADLVAPDHRRTDRQRRRYGHLDPEVEAVLPVSPALAPAAAADEAPAMSIPLLPGEPTTARRAKFALVNACTLSSLMLGMLAIFLAMRGEVQTAALCLIACVAFDGLDGALARKLGVASPFGAQMDSLADMCSFGLAAPVVVYASLAGSVRPAAAAVACALVAACAAIRLARFNVSPKDGRFFCGVPTTMAAAVLALTVAIGLPVPGLVMVAGVALLAFAMVSSFPYAKLARLLKLPPWLWLAPVVGALVDIRLTFALVVVGYLASGPVLWLHQRRTA
- a CDS encoding PspC domain-containing protein; the encoded protein is MTEEAARPPQPGTTSPDGPPPPPTGPAGPSPAAPNGAPRTGYAPPPGGFTSRYGLVRPRDGRYLAGVCAAIGRATNTDPVLWRVIIAVLGFFGGIGILIYLTAWLIIPGEGDTASPVESMLGRGRSSMSPITVIVLSIVVAVTFGYIVTDAPRAVLLGAVILVGGALLLNRQPRNGAERQPTAAAGPAPGPMPSAAWPAPGAAAAPAWSPAGPPPAQRGAGTDVPRPAGPVRAAGYGSEPGAQPSAGFPGTEQADDVPTEPIAGQAVIEPATAGQAVTGQEATWPTAGYPAAPTTVPGGRAADAWRGNEPPTWPGTPTTGGAPLGPPGSLPPSSPVGAPLPPGGYRPPFAPHGPYAGPYPPAPAPVRPVRAPKRPKQRSALGAVTFSLIFLALGVVAVLDLLDVFPVGAAGYFAAALATIGFGLLVGTWFGRARWLIALGLVTAAALGIATVAESYDRVRGIDGNVTWAPSDYQDLAVRYKNNFGDAVLDLRAVDFDQKDTPITVEVNLGKLTVVVPSKVDVTTVADVKAGDATVFGNRSSGFNGPRWETTDLGPDGPGGGTLRLLIHVTAGDLEVTR
- a CDS encoding phosphatidylserine decarboxylase — protein: MTQSPAVRMPGPSGPVRVGERAARTLVAELARRNDPKAGLLVGATPESAVLSAAIDALLPDDRLTLVPAEGSAATLREHVAAQGRWVADRVRVADTLAEADAAEVVIVAEPFTGTADEVRSAVDGLSKYLAEGAVLSVAAPVFRTEGAGAELDRQGLLHGVRTDLVLRNSPPVRVHHLRLTPAPVALAARLSPAYRPSSVPLTRDMHIDSNGVAAAGISLGLAALARVARPKSKLWLLPALAAAPVAAFFRDPERDVPEDPAAVVAAADGQVLSVQRLHDERFGEGEWLRVAVFLSVLDVHVNRSPVAGKVVDYFVADGGFVNAMKPDAEHNVAAYTVLDTDHGTVVVAQRTGLIARRIVQRAPVGALLAKGERFGLIRFGSRTDVYLPADAAEPLVGPGDKVVGGSTVIARWR